In Raphanus sativus cultivar WK10039 chromosome 5, ASM80110v3, whole genome shotgun sequence, the following proteins share a genomic window:
- the LOC108829710 gene encoding chaperonin CPN60, mitochondrial, translated as MFRFVSSLASKARIASNTRQVSSRMSWSRNYAAKEIKFGVEARALMLRGVEELADAVRVTMGPKGRTVVIEQSWGAPKVTKDGVTVAKSIEFKDKVKNVGASLVKQVANATNDVAGDGTTCATVLTRAIFTEGCKSVAAGMNAMDLRRGISMAVDAVVTNLKSRARMISTSEEIAQVGTISANGEREIGELIAKAMEKVGKEGVITIQDGKTLINELEVVEGMKLDRGYTSPYFITNQKTQKCELEEPLILIHEKKISSINSIVKVLELAMKRQRPLLIVSEDVESEALATLILNKLRAGIKVCAIKAPGFGENRKANLQDLAALTGGEVITDELGMNLEKVDLGMLGTCKRVTVSKDDTVILDGAGDKTAIEERCEQIRSAIELSTSDYDKEKLQERLAKLSGGVAVLKIGGASEAEVGEKKDRVTDALNATKAAVEEGILPGGGVALLYAARELEKLPTANFDQKIGVQIIQNALKTPVHTIASNAGVEGAVIVGKLLEQDNTDLGYDAAKGEYVDMVKAGIIDPLKVIRTALVDAASVSSLLTTTEAVVVDLPKDESESAGAGAGMGGMGGMDY; from the exons ATGTTTCGTTTCGTTTCAAGTCTCGCCTCCAAGGCTAG GATTGCAAGTAACACAAGACAG GTTTCCAGCAGGATGAGCTGGAGCAGGAACTATGCAGCGAAAGAGATTAAATTTGGGGTTGAAGCTCGTGCTTTGATGCTTAGAGGTGTTGAAGAGCTCGCTGATGCTGTTAGGGTCACTATGGGTCCCAAG GGACGAACTGTCGTGATTGAGCAAAGTTGGGGAGCTCCTAAAGTGACTAAAGATGGTGTCACCGTTGCCAAGAGCATTGAGTTTAAGGATAAAGTGAAGAACGTTGGTGCCAGTCTTGTCAAGCAGGTTGCTAATGCTACTAATGATGTCGCTGGTGATG GTACTACATGTGCTACTGTGCTCACCAGGGCGATATTCACGGAAGGTTGCAAATCAGTTGCAGCGGGAATGAACGCCATGGACCTGAGGCGAGGTATTTCCATGGCGGTGGATGCTGTGGTGACTAACCTTAAAAGCAGAGCTAGGATGATCAGCACATCCGAGGAGATTGCTCAGGTAGGGACCATTTCTGCAAATGGAGAGAGGGAGATTGGTGAATTGATTGCAAAAGCTATGGAGAAGGTTGGGAAAGAAGGCGTAATCACAATCCAA GATGGAAAGACATTGATCAACGAGTTGGAAGTTGTAGAAGGGATGAAGCTGGACAGAGGTTACACATCACCTTACTTTATCACCAACCAGAAAACCCAAAAATGT GAACTGGAAGAGCCTCTCATTCTTATCCATGAGAAGAAGATCTCCTCCATCAACTCTATAGTGAAAGTGTTGGAGTTGGCTATGAAG AGACAAAGACCACTCTTGATTGTTTCTGAAGATGTGGAGAGTGAAGCTCTTGCAACCCTTATCCTTAACAAGCTGCGTGCCGGAATCAAG GTTTGTGCCATCAAGGCCCCAGGGTTTGGAGAGAACAGGAAGGCCAATTTGCAAGACCTTGCTGCCCTTACTGGTGGAGAG GTTATCACGGATGAGCTTGGAATGAACCTAGAGAAAGTGGATTTGGGCATGCTAGGGACATGCAAAAGG GTTACTGTCTCCAAGGACGACACTGTTATTCTTGATGGGGCTGGCGACAAGACAGCCATTGAGGAAAGATGCGAGCAG ATTAGGTCAGCAATTGAACTGAGCACTTCAGATTATGACAAGGAGAAACTGCAAGAAAGGTTGGCTAAGCTCTCTGGAGGAGTTGCTGTTTTGAAG ATTGGGGGAGCAAGTGAAGCTGAGGTTGGTGAAAAGAAAGACAGAGTTACAGATGCTTTGAATGCCACCAAAGCAGCTGTTGAAGAGGGTATTTTACCAG GAGGAGGTGTGGCTCTTCTATACGCAGCGAGAGAGTTGGAGAAACTTCCAACAGCCAACTTCGACCAGAAGATTGGTGTGCAGATCATTCAGAACGCTTTGAAG ACACCTGTTCACACAATTGCTTCAAACGCTGGAGTCGAAGGTGCTGTTATCGTTGGAAAGCTCTTGGAGCAAGATAACACAGACCTCGGTTATGATGCTGCCAAAG gTGAATATGTGGATATGGTGAAAGCTGGTATCATAGATCCTCTGAAAGTGATCAGGACGGCTCTGGTTGATGCTGCTAG TGTGTCATCTCTGTTGACGACAACCGAAGCTGTAGTGGTGGATCTTCCCAAAGACGAAAGTGAGTCAGCAGGAGCTGGAGCAGGCATGGGTGGAATGGGAGGCATGGATTATTAA
- the LOC108829714 gene encoding glycine-rich protein 5: MAKSFSSLINLVLLVSAATLLLVHASARNLQQTQTMPLQGAASPTKAESPAVNVPLDDSKNFIVGGAAGIGGFMGMPGGGTGMTLPIPSGTPLLGGSGAFGGLGGAMGFPGAGGNGGGSIPSSGGGFVSP, translated from the coding sequence ATGGCCAAGAGTTTCTCATCACTCATCAATCTGGTGCTTCTGGTCTCTGCAGCTACGTTGCTTTTGGTCCACGCAAGTGCTCGCAATCTGCAGCAGACTCAGACTATGCCTCTTCAAGGAGCTGCTTCTCCTACCAAAGCTGAGTCTCCCGCCGTCAATGTCCCTCTCGACGACAGTAAGAACTTCATTGTCGGCGGTGCTGCCGGAATAGGCGGATTCATGGGGATGCCAGGTGGTGGCACCGGTATGACATTGCCGATTCCATCCGGGACACCGCTTCTTGGTGGGTCTGGTGCGTTTGGTGGTTTGGGCGGTGCAATGGGTTTTCCTGGTGCTGGAGGTAATGGTGGCGGTTCTATTCCGAGCTCAGGAGGTGGTTTTGTGTCTCCATGA
- the LOC108805404 gene encoding protein BLISTER isoform X2 has protein sequence MASAQVKPSSRRQEVAEAGRRKLEQFRKQKAAKKAASLSTQPVDDKTVPDSDGDVAASTLFNGPPPRVETQPKSDVYNLSSKDVSKERGQKDESLSTSGFSSSLELRGGAQVVPFSNIDKQSSGSFDQSDGFPKGTSPFSETTLLSTSMQMHGISSRKDSLQPTTRMAGSTHEVDKHQQGTGELRGGSSIVQKPTLSSSYLFSSPETSSSDYSVNLTSSSPLYSATNEASVKRNRPSFLDSLNISRAPETQYQHPEKEADLATPSGSQLTGGDGFGLSSRQHVSGKIDSNGPSSTGGAAGSPYQFENFRSPLFPVANGVMTGFTDYSMPKQNDDFSSLEQHIEDLTQEKFSLQRDLDASRALAESLASENSSLTDTYNQQRSIVNQLKDDMEKLQQQIQEQMAELESFRIEYANAQLECNAADERSQILAAEVISLEDKALRLRSSELKLERELENAQAEMSSYKKKLQSVEKDRQDLQSTIKALQEEKKVLQTMVQKASSGGKSTDLGKSSTSRKNASTYTEDAMSGSSNQETDSTSLLESDSSNTAIIPETGQLTLEGFSLSIPADQMRVIDNINTLIAELAIEKEELVQALSSELSRSAHVKELNKELSRKLEVQTQRLELLTAKNMAIDNVLPAMQPDSNVVQERPPIADEGDEVVERVLGWIMKMFPGGPSKRRTSKLL, from the exons ATGGCATCAGCTCAGGTTAAGCCTAGCTCCCGGAGGCAGGAGGTCGCCGAAGCTGGACGCCGTAAG CTTGAGCAATTCCGGAAGCAAAAAGCTGCCAAAAAGGCCGCATCATTGAGCACACAGCCTGTTGATGATAAAACTGTCCCTGATTCTGATGGAGATGTTGCAGCATCCACCTTGTTTAATGGACCACCTCCACGAGTTGAAACCCAACCCAAGTCAGatgtatataatttatcatcTAAGGATGTAAGCAAAGAAAGAGGCCAGAAAGATGAGTCTTTGAGCACATCTGGTTTCTCTAGTAGCCTAGAGTTGAGAGGCGGTGCTCAAGTTGTACCTTTTAGCAATATAGACAAGCAATCGAGTGGAAGTTTCGATCAAAGTGATGGGTTTCCCAAAGGCACCTCTCCTTTTTCTGAAACCACCCTGCTTTCAACCTCCATGCAAATGCACGGCATCTCATCCAGAAAAG ACTCTCTACAACCTACTACCAGGATGGCAGGGTCTACTCACGAAGTTGATAAACACCAACAGGGAACTGGTGAGCTAAGAGGAGGTAGCAGCATCGTGCAGAAGCCAACTTTGTCTAGCAGTTATTTGTTTAGTTCCCCGGAAACATCATCTTCGGATTATAGTGTAAATCTCACGAGCTCTTCGCCCTTGTACTCAGCTACAAATGAAGCAAGTGTGAAGAGAAATCGTCCATCTTTCCTTGATTCCCTTAATATTTCTAGAGCTCCAGAGACTCAATATCAACACCCTGAGAAGGAGGCGGATTTGGCTACACCAAGTGGTTCCCAGCTAACTGGCGGTGATGGTTTTGGGCTATCTTCACGCCAGCATGTATCAGGGAAAATAGACAGCAATGGACCATCATCGACAGGCGGAGCAGCTGGTTCTCCTTATCAATTTGAAAATTTCAGGAGTCCTTTGTTCCCTGTTGCCAATGGAGTAATGACAGGTTTTACTGATTACTCCATGCCAAAACAAAATGATGATTTTAGTAGTCTGGAACAG CATATTGAGGATTTGACACAAGAAAAGTTCTCACTCCAAAGGGATCTAGATGCTTCACGTGCTCTGGCAGAATCCTTAGCATCTGAAAACTCTTCGCTGACAGACACTTATAACCAGCAG AGAAGTATTGTCAACCAACTAAAAGATGATATGGAGAAGCTACAGCAACAGATTCAAGAACAAATG GCGGAACTTGAATCCTTCAGGATTGAGTATGCAAATGCACAGCTCGAATGTAATGCTGCTGATGAGCGTTCCCAAATACTGGCTGCTGAAGTCATCAGTTTGGAAGATAAG GCTCTCAGACTCAGATCTAGTGAGTTAAAGCTGGAGAGGGAACTGGAGAATGCACAAGCAGAAATGTCATCTTACAA GAAAAAATTACAGAGCGTAGAGAAAGATCGCCAGGACTTACAATCTACTATTAAAGCTCTGCAGGAAG AGAAGAAGGTTCTACAGACTATGGTGCAGAAAGCTTCCTCTGGTGGAAAATCTACTGACCTTGGTAAAAGCTCTACTAGCAGGAAAAACGCATCAACCTATACTGAAG ATGCTATGTCAGGGAGCTCTAACCAGGAAACAGATTCGACATCTCTACTCGAAAGTGATTCGTCTAATACCGCTATCATTCCTGAAACTGGACAATTAACTCTTGAAGGATTTTCATTGAGCATTCCAGCTGATCAGATGCGAGTGATTGATAACATTAATACATTGATAGCTGAG TTGGCAATTGAAAAAGAGGAACTGGTGCAAGCATTGTCATCTGAGTTATCTCGAAGTGCGCATGTGAAG GAGTTGAATAAAGAGCTATCCAGAAAACTTGAAGTGCAGACGCAAAGGTTAGAGCTCCTAACAGCAAAGAATATGGCGATAGACAATGTTTTACCTGCAATGCAGCCGGATTCTAATGTTGTTCAAGAGAGACCACCGATTGCAGATGAGGGCGATGAG GTGGTGGAAAGGGTTCTTGGATGGATCATGAAGATGTTCCCAGGAGGGCCATCGAAAAGAAGGACGAGCAAGCTACTCTAA
- the LOC108805404 gene encoding protein BLISTER isoform X1, translating into MASAQVKPSSRRQEVAEAGRRKLEQFRKQKAAKKAASLSTQPVDDKTVPDSDGDVAASTLFNGPPPRVETQPKSDVYNLSSKDVSKERGQKDESLSTSGFSSSLELRGGAQVVPFSNIDKQSSGSFDQSDGFPKGTSPFSETTLLSTSMQMHGISSRKDSLQPTTRMAGSTHEVDKHQQGTGELRGGSSIVQKPTLSSSYLFSSPETSSSDYSVNLTSSSPLYSATNEASVKRNRPSFLDSLNISRAPETQYQHPEKEADLATPSGSQLTGGDGFGLSSRQHVSGKIDSNGPSSTGGAAGSPYQFENFRSPLFPVANGVMTGFTDYSMPKQNDDFSSLEQHIEDLTQEKFSLQRDLDASRALAESLASENSSLTDTYNQQRSIVNQLKDDMEKLQQQIQEQMAELESFRIEYANAQLECNAADERSQILAAEVISLEDKALRLRSSELKLERELENAQAEMSSYKKKLQSVEKDRQDLQSTIKALQEEKKVLQTMVQKASSGGKSTDLGKSSTSRKNASTYTEGLDAMSGSSNQETDSTSLLESDSSNTAIIPETGQLTLEGFSLSIPADQMRVIDNINTLIAELAIEKEELVQALSSELSRSAHVKELNKELSRKLEVQTQRLELLTAKNMAIDNVLPAMQPDSNVVQERPPIADEGDEVVERVLGWIMKMFPGGPSKRRTSKLL; encoded by the exons ATGGCATCAGCTCAGGTTAAGCCTAGCTCCCGGAGGCAGGAGGTCGCCGAAGCTGGACGCCGTAAG CTTGAGCAATTCCGGAAGCAAAAAGCTGCCAAAAAGGCCGCATCATTGAGCACACAGCCTGTTGATGATAAAACTGTCCCTGATTCTGATGGAGATGTTGCAGCATCCACCTTGTTTAATGGACCACCTCCACGAGTTGAAACCCAACCCAAGTCAGatgtatataatttatcatcTAAGGATGTAAGCAAAGAAAGAGGCCAGAAAGATGAGTCTTTGAGCACATCTGGTTTCTCTAGTAGCCTAGAGTTGAGAGGCGGTGCTCAAGTTGTACCTTTTAGCAATATAGACAAGCAATCGAGTGGAAGTTTCGATCAAAGTGATGGGTTTCCCAAAGGCACCTCTCCTTTTTCTGAAACCACCCTGCTTTCAACCTCCATGCAAATGCACGGCATCTCATCCAGAAAAG ACTCTCTACAACCTACTACCAGGATGGCAGGGTCTACTCACGAAGTTGATAAACACCAACAGGGAACTGGTGAGCTAAGAGGAGGTAGCAGCATCGTGCAGAAGCCAACTTTGTCTAGCAGTTATTTGTTTAGTTCCCCGGAAACATCATCTTCGGATTATAGTGTAAATCTCACGAGCTCTTCGCCCTTGTACTCAGCTACAAATGAAGCAAGTGTGAAGAGAAATCGTCCATCTTTCCTTGATTCCCTTAATATTTCTAGAGCTCCAGAGACTCAATATCAACACCCTGAGAAGGAGGCGGATTTGGCTACACCAAGTGGTTCCCAGCTAACTGGCGGTGATGGTTTTGGGCTATCTTCACGCCAGCATGTATCAGGGAAAATAGACAGCAATGGACCATCATCGACAGGCGGAGCAGCTGGTTCTCCTTATCAATTTGAAAATTTCAGGAGTCCTTTGTTCCCTGTTGCCAATGGAGTAATGACAGGTTTTACTGATTACTCCATGCCAAAACAAAATGATGATTTTAGTAGTCTGGAACAG CATATTGAGGATTTGACACAAGAAAAGTTCTCACTCCAAAGGGATCTAGATGCTTCACGTGCTCTGGCAGAATCCTTAGCATCTGAAAACTCTTCGCTGACAGACACTTATAACCAGCAG AGAAGTATTGTCAACCAACTAAAAGATGATATGGAGAAGCTACAGCAACAGATTCAAGAACAAATG GCGGAACTTGAATCCTTCAGGATTGAGTATGCAAATGCACAGCTCGAATGTAATGCTGCTGATGAGCGTTCCCAAATACTGGCTGCTGAAGTCATCAGTTTGGAAGATAAG GCTCTCAGACTCAGATCTAGTGAGTTAAAGCTGGAGAGGGAACTGGAGAATGCACAAGCAGAAATGTCATCTTACAA GAAAAAATTACAGAGCGTAGAGAAAGATCGCCAGGACTTACAATCTACTATTAAAGCTCTGCAGGAAG AGAAGAAGGTTCTACAGACTATGGTGCAGAAAGCTTCCTCTGGTGGAAAATCTACTGACCTTGGTAAAAGCTCTACTAGCAGGAAAAACGCATCAACCTATACTGAAGGTCTTG ATGCTATGTCAGGGAGCTCTAACCAGGAAACAGATTCGACATCTCTACTCGAAAGTGATTCGTCTAATACCGCTATCATTCCTGAAACTGGACAATTAACTCTTGAAGGATTTTCATTGAGCATTCCAGCTGATCAGATGCGAGTGATTGATAACATTAATACATTGATAGCTGAG TTGGCAATTGAAAAAGAGGAACTGGTGCAAGCATTGTCATCTGAGTTATCTCGAAGTGCGCATGTGAAG GAGTTGAATAAAGAGCTATCCAGAAAACTTGAAGTGCAGACGCAAAGGTTAGAGCTCCTAACAGCAAAGAATATGGCGATAGACAATGTTTTACCTGCAATGCAGCCGGATTCTAATGTTGTTCAAGAGAGACCACCGATTGCAGATGAGGGCGATGAG GTGGTGGAAAGGGTTCTTGGATGGATCATGAAGATGTTCCCAGGAGGGCCATCGAAAAGAAGGACGAGCAAGCTACTCTAA
- the LOC108858839 gene encoding receptor-like kinase TMK2: protein MDDQRRPGSPHNQSPPPCQAHHGNNTAIDGHNEADRLFKRARVDAIGVHCNDLPSLLPVSPPPPLSPSYNRSTTRSRDVIFDLYAYYIQLCAGLLMRSLYFYYVLCFCIFSVAKALSSSQSSTLFAIMSDFGYHPLLADTWKGNNPCEDKWFGILCDVEGVKYIFLMSMNLTGTISPRFADLTSLHGIDLSDNLLTGTIPHELIKMKLRVLDVSYNQLHGKISRFGALVLATDGNQGIVMASIVRVPLESVVGFFFGILVLGFLFIGGAGVLFYLAKKVNHHI, encoded by the exons ATGGATGACCAACGGCGTCCAGGATCACCGCATAATCAATCTCCCCCGCCGTGTCAAGCGCACCACGGAAACAATACTGCTATTGATGGTCATAATGAAGCTGATCGGCTCTTTAAGAGAGCTCGAGTTGATGCAATCGGAGTTCACTGTAACGATTTACCGTCTCTTCTTCCGGTGTCACCACCACCGCCTCTGTCTCCATCTTATAATCGTTCTACTACTCGTTCTCGAG ATGTTATATTTGATTTGTATGCTTATTATATTCAACTATGTGCAGGATTACTGATGAGGAGCTTGTACTTTTATTATGTCTTGTGCTTCTGCATTTTCTCTGTGGCGAAGGCCCTTTCGAGTTCACAGAGCAGCACTCTGTTTGCGATAATGAGTGATTTCGGCTACCATCCGTTACTCGCTGACACTTGGAAAGGGAACAACCCTTGTGAAGACAAGTGGTTCGGTATACTCTGCGACGTGGAAGGAGTCAAGTATATCTTTCTCATGTCCATGAACCTGACTGGTACCATCTCTCCACGGTTCGCCGATCTCACGTCACTTCACGGGATCGATCTGTCCGATAACCTTCTCACTGGCACCATTCCACACGAGCTGATCAAGATGAAACTGAGGGTCCTGGATGTTTCCTACAACCAGCTACACGGGAAAATCTCACGTTTTGGGGCGCTGGTTCTAGCCACAGACGGGAATCAAGGGATTGTGATGGCGAGCATCGTTCGTGTTCCTTTAGAGAGCGTTGTGGGATTTTTCTTTGGGATTTTGGTTCTTGGTTTCTTGTTTATTGGAGGAGCAGGCGTCCTTTTCTATCTGGCTAAGAAAGTCAACCACCACATCTGA
- the LOC130494986 gene encoding secreted RxLR effector protein 161-like translates to MDKSHPLNSPMVVRSLGPDTDPFGPKRDDEEILGPEVPYLSAIGALMYLAGHTRPDISFAVNLLSRFSSCPTQRHWNGIKHVLRYLQGTKDLGLMFTNQSKEGLVGFADAGYLSDPHFGRSQTGYVFTHGGTAISWRSMKQTMAATSSNHAEILAMHEASRESVWLRSMTQHISTTCGITKGKDPPTVLYEDNTACIAQLKDGYIKGDRTKHILPKFFFTHELQKAGEVQVLQVSSSENSADLFTKSLATSVFKKLVHKIGMRRLKDLQ, encoded by the coding sequence ATGGACAAATCTCACCCATTAAACAGTCCCATGGTCGTGAGAAGCCTTGGTCCGGACACGGATCCATTTGGTCCAAAGAGGGACGATGAAGAGATCCTTGGTCCAGAGGTGCCATATCTCAGTGCCATAGGAGCTCTGATGTACTTAGCTGGCCATACACGACCAGACATCAGTTTTGCTGTGAACTTACTATCTAGGTTCAGCTCATGTCCGACCCAAAGGCACTGGAATGGGATAAAACATGTACTTCGTTATTTACAAGGAACGAAGGATTTGGGTCTTATGTTTACTAACCAATCTAAGGAAGGTTTAgttggttttgctgatgcaggttacctaTCTGATCCACATTTTGGTAGATCTCAGACTGGATATGTTTTTACACATGGAGGGACAGCAATATCatggcgatccatgaagcagACCATGGCGGCTACTTCCTCAAATCATGCAGAAATATTGGCGATGCATGAAGCTAGTCGAGAGAGTGTATGGTTGAGATCCATGACACAGCACATCAGTACCACCTGTGGTATAACCAAAGGAAAGGATCCACCTACCGTCCTATACGAAGATAACACAGCCTGCATTGCTCAGCTTAAAGATGGATACATCAAAGGAGACCGGACAAAGCACATTCTACCAAAGTTCTTCTTTACCCACGAGCTCCAGAAGGCAGGAGAGGTCCAAGTGTTACAAGTCAGTTCAAGTGAGAATTCAGCCGATCTCTTCACCAAGTCCTTAGCCACATCAGTATTCAAGAAGCTCGTGCACAAAATAGGCATGCGTCGACTGAAGGatcttcagtga